From the Vanacampus margaritifer isolate UIUO_Vmar chromosome 14, RoL_Vmar_1.0, whole genome shotgun sequence genome, the window caagtggagCAATTGAAGTTTGTAACTTCTGTCGCCCCCTAGGCTGGAATTTTGCATTACAATAACAGAACGcttaacatacagtacagtagtacttgggaggagcaatatggcggcctttcGGCTTCAAAactcttggcctatcggctttCGGAGGGACGagtgtattttaattattgagTCCAAACTAACTCGTTAGCTGCTCTCTCGCACACAaggtatgtgtgtgcgttaagTGGTGTTTTTGTGTCTCCCGAATGGAACTGGCGCTCGTGTCAACCTTCCTCCTCGTCACAGTCGTTCCAATCATTGCAAGTTACCCTCAgttttccttcctttccttacaaacaaatttgaaatattataaacattttcttcactttCTTTCTGAAAAGCAAACCACTTATATGCACCCAGACATGAAAACTTTTATTTCGAGACAAAATTCATGTTGCATGAAGTCACACACAACTTTTTATAACTGTAAACAAAGCAGCACATTGACACGTAGAAAACCGGGCGATGCGTGTTCACAAAAGTGCACTCTTGGCGTAGGCCAACAAACAAAGCGATTGATTGAAGGACGCCCGTAGCTCCGCCCATCCCGCCTCCAGCCGCGAGGAGAGGCGGACCAAGGCTTCCAATGCGACGGCATCCTGAGCCAGCGAGTGCAGGTGAAGCTGTCAACAGGATGGCAAAATGTGGTTCAACGTGACGGGCAGATCCAAATCAAAATGCCAACGCAGTACAAAAGGATTTGGACACAATGTCGGtccactaaacaaaaaacaagtcgAGTGGTTCTATTCCCAACGCAGTCCCGGTCTTACCTTGAGAAACAGCGACAGGTAGGCGTGAGCCAGATCAAAGTCCCGCCCACTGGCCAGCATGCTGTCCGTCATGCCAATGAAGGCCAACAGGAGGCTGTCGGCTCCGCCCCCTTCCGGCGACAGACCGGCCAGCTCCACGGACACGGCCGACGGACCCAAACTTTTCAACAGCTGCACGGCAACGGCGACTGAACGGACGGCAAAAAACAAACGTCGACATGGAATCGCGATGGACGTCATTTGcgtcaatgcactcacatgactcCGTTTCAAGACCTTCCTGCAGAGCACAGCTGAACTTTGACCTCTGGGACGGCAGACTGCAGCTCAGCACCTTGGACtgacgcgcacgcacgcacgcacgcacgcacgcacgcacgcacaccatTGTTCACATGAGCATCGTGAATGTTGTCGCACGTCAACGTGCACGTGGTGCGACGCCAACCTGCGTTTCCCGCTGCGGGACGGCGAAGCGCGGCGTGAGGCCCGGCACGGTGGGCAGGAAGAAGGGCGCCGACGCTCCAGACACGGGCGCAGTCGGCGCTTTGTTCCTCCTCTGCAAACAGACCGTCGTCATGGCAACATCAAGGTTAGAGTTCACAAATCAACTGGAAAGTCAAGTGAAAAACATCTTTCgaacaaaatgaaaaggaaaataaactaacgaaaaaaaatgattgtagcaaaaaaaaaatccatctttgTCATCATACTTGTGCTCTTTGAAATGTATTGATTTCCATCATCCGAGCTGCAGAACGAAGGTCATTTATTGGCGAAGTCTACGTCACGAGCAGTGACGATTATTGGCTGGTTTGACGCAtatcgacatttttttttcttttaagccaacagttgattaaaaaatggcttATCTCTACTACTTGATGaccttttcaaaaacaaacaaaaagtactccatatatttaaaaaactaaaactgacaaactcacacaaacaaataaaaaaaacaaaagctaacAAAGTTGctgtacaaatgtttttaaactaactgaatgtatttatttatttattttcaaaagcgTCCCGTGCTCATCACGTGACGATCATGTGCTCTTGCACGTGACCTCGCGCCATGACATGAAAGGCTCGTACCTTGATGGCGTCCAGGCACAGCAGATGTTTCCATCTGGACTCGGGTAGCTGCGACAGCGTCACAAGCTCCGCCCCCAACTGCTCCGCCGAGCTGTATGCTTCGTcgggctcctcctcctccaatgTCACTTCCCGCTCGGCCTCCGGCGCCCCTCCCCCCGGCAGAGTCTCCGCCTCCGGCTGGTAGTCGGCCGGCAGTGGGCGGAGCCCCACCGGCCCGCACAGGCTCTTATTGGTCCTGAGGAGGAGAGCCGCTGCGTGATTGGCCGCCGTCGACGCCGAGAAGGGAACGTGAACATTTGTCGACTGACCACAAGCAAACGCCCAGGACGTCCACGTGCGACGTCGCCAGGAAGTCTCCAGTGGGGGACATGGACACGCCCACCGGCGCCATGGAAACCAGGAAGCAGTCCACCAGGCTGAACACGCAACCACATGTTGACACGGGAAGACACGGGAGGACACGTTGGGCTCTCACCTTCCGGAGGGGACGTCCCACGTGCGAATGGTGCAGTCCATCCCGCCGGTGATCAACCAGCGACCGTCGGGGCTGAAAGTCTGACAAAAGGTCAAAAGACGATTGGCACGTCGACGGCCAGTTCCCAAAAGTGTCGACGTCAGATTGTTGTCTAACAGGGACTCCGAAATCTCACGCTTGTGATTGGTCCCGCTATCAAAGAACAAAACATTGTTCTTTGCTATattagcatgctaactagcGCTGTTGTTAGCATGCCCACGGGGCGTATCAAAACGTTTGGTGAACGAATCGTTTGCGTGGACCCGAGTCGAGACGCCAAACGAGTCGGTCACGTTTGAAAATGTCGGCCTGACCGCAAGGATGCTCGCCAGTTCCTCATTTGTTAGCGAGTCTCTCACCATGTCGTTGGTGTTGCCGTGGTGACCGGCGAACTTGCGGACCACTCGCTTGGTTTCCACGTCGACGATCAGCAGCGTCAAGTCATCCAGAGCGAGCGCCAGCATCCCGCTGACAGAAACAAGACCGTCTCGTCCGTCAGTGTGTTTTTGCCGTGTAGCGCCACGCTAGCCGTTAGCTACCTGTCCCTGTGCAGCTTCATGCTAGCGGGCGCCGCGTTGAGCTTCATCTGCTCTTCCTGTTTGCGGCTCTTGAAGCGCCAGAACTTGAGCAGCCAATCGGACGCGGCGGTGAGAGTCAGCTGATTGAGCGCGTCGCTGGCCACGCCTCGCACGGCGCCGCTGTGAGCTTTTGGAAAATGGCGCCGTTAACCGGAGACGGaagccggcggcggcggcggcggcaacgGCGGCGTCACCTTTCTGCCCGTCTCCATAGCAACCGCGATGAAGTCCCGACTGCAGGTTGTAAACGTCGACGCGGCCGCACGAAGACCCCACAAGCGCAAAGTTcccacaggaagtgatgtccACGGCCTGGGataggaaacaggaagtggcgtTAACGCGCACAGCTGTAAGGCGAGTGGGCTGGTTACCGTAGCGACGGAAGTGTTGCCGCCCCCCGGCGGGCTGAGGTGGTGCGCCCCCCTGGTGCAGCGCTGGAAGTTCCAGGTGGTGGCCGCCAGGCGACCGCGGTGACACGCCACGATGCCGTCCCAGTCCGACTGGCGGGCCGCAGCTGTGGAGAAAGGCGGTCAACGtcgcggcggccatcttgactCTTACTCGTACGCGTGTGCGAGCGCCAACCGGAGGAGAAGGCGGTGATTGCGGGCAAGCGCAGCTCCTCGTAGGACAagcccttcttcttcttctgctcttTCTTTTTATTGACGGAGCCTAAACACAAAAGCGCACAGTTGAAGAAGCAATCGGGTGGTGACGGAGGTGCGGGTGGGCGGAGTCAGACCGTGTCCAAGGTTCTTGTGGAGTCGTTCGTGGACGGTGGAAAAAGACTGCAGTGTCCCGTCTTGACCTGCAGGGGAAGAGACATTTTGTTTGGCCGTCCGCACGCCGCCGCCGTCCTCATTCCAGCTCACCTGCGCTGAGGATGTTTTTCCCGTCGTCGCCATGGTGACGGATGGCGGTGGGCGGGGCACTGTGACCCTGGCGATTTCTCAGCAACctggccccgcccccttccTGGTCAAGGATCCAGACCTGAAGAAAGCACAAAGAAAACGTGTCAGGCAATCGGAGGTCCCGCCGGCGGGAAGGAAGTGTGGCGCCGGCGCCGACGACCTTGATGGCGTTGTCGCCGGCGGTGGTGATGAGAAGCGGCTCGCCGTGCACGAAGCTGGCGCTCACCGCCGTCTTGTGGGCGTGTCTGAGCTGAGCCAGCAGCTGCTGCCGCTCCAGGTCCCACAAGGTCACGTGACCTTGTGGGCTTCCCGCCGCCAGCGTGGGCGGCCCGTCTGTGGGCGGGGTCAGAGGTCACGCATACAAACAGCACCCTTAACacctgcgcacacgcacacacctgtccGGAAAGCCAGCGACGTGATTGGTCCCCAGTCCTGCGCGAAGGCCATCAGCGTCTCGTCCAATCGGATGTTGTGAACGATGATGCGGCCCGTTGCCGTGCCGACGGCCACCACGTCCACCGCCGGGCTCTGTCCAGTTCACTTGAGGTCATTCAATGCCGCCAAAACTGACGGTTGCCCGTCACTATTGGCCAAAATTCACCGGAACTCGGAACGCCCGCTAAACCGCTGacgaggttttttttctctcagattGAGCAAGTGTGAATGCAGTTGGGCTCATCGGTGCAGTACCACTTTGCgccacaacaagcagcagtgaGCTCGCTCATTTGACCTTTGCTCGTTCCAATGCAAACATTAGGTTCACTTTTTTCAGCGGGGATTCGGGCTGTGCAATTCGTcggaattcaattacaatttcagttattacaaaatcagcacaatcgtcccccaaaaatgatgaatactaattttgagtccagttgtttgcacatttgcaacttttttgcattttaaaataactaaaacctGAACGGGTTTTCCAACcgtctttaaggagttccctGAGGTCCGAATGTCAAGCGTAtgcaaaaaatgattttgaagtAGACGAGCGCACACACTCACCTGCTGCAGCACAGTGACACCTGCCGACCAGCCGGCAAACGTGTACAACAACTTGCTGGAACCGCAACACAAacgcacaacaacaacacaacaagatTTGATTCGTTCGAAAAGGTTGAAGGAGGAGCCACAAATACGGCCGACAATTTGCAGATTTTCATTTGCAGCTCGTATTGTTGGACCGTCTGTTAGCgtgctagcatgctaacctGGTCTTGAGGTTCCAGAGCTGCAATGCACCCTGGGAACTTCCCAGCAGCACTTTGTTGAGGTACGTGCTGGGGTGCATCATGGCCGACACGTCAAAGGTGGCGGGCTCAAAGTGCAGCTGCAGGTAAACGTCTGTCAGGGGAAACCCAGAACGCGTCACAAACAACATGCCGACCacatacgcacgcacatttattttgttcacaCTCATACGGactcataaacacacacgcgtacgtacaagcacacacacacagatatatacacacatgagcaacacacacactgtgtgGCCCTAAGCTCCGCCCTCACCGCCGCTTTGAACGTCCCAGACGATGACAAGCCCGCCGCCGTCGGACGAGATCAGCTGGTCGCCGAAAGGAAGCAGCAGGCGCACTTCCTGTTCGTGTCCACGGTAGCGCATCACCACCTGGGCACAGAGAACATTCCAGGCCCCGCCCATCACACACTCGAGGCCCCGCCCTTCCCCCCGACCTCTTTGTTCCTGGCGAAGGCGTACACGAGCGTGCCGGCGGCGGCGAAGGCCAACATCCTGTCTGCCGCCATGCATGTGATGTCATCCTGCAGGCTGTTACCTAGGCAACCGCATCCCACAACGTCAGCCAATCAGGGCCAAAGGGGCTCGCTTCACTTTGTCGTCacgccaaacaaaaacaatactcaCTGATGGCCACGATGCCCAAACGACTGACCTGGGGGGGAAAACAGAAATGATGTCACAACACAAACGAGGTCATTACGAAAGGAGAGAACAAATCGAGGGTGGTTATGAACCATAAATGTAATGcaaaagaggaagaagcaggATGAAAAAGGAAGGAACTGAAGATGGTAGGAAGCAGAGAAGGAAGTCAGAAAAACACGAAGGGGGTTAGCGTGAAAACTTTCCTTACGTTGTACGTGTGCAAACATTTCCCAACTGACGTCACCAGATAGAACTCCCGGTGTTTGCGATGATAACGCAGTACGTGCGGCACGTGGTTGCAGTAAAGTCCCAAAAGTCGGAAGCCGCTGAACAAACTACTTCCGCCTCCTCCCGCCATCAAAACGAACGAGTTCAGAACCGCTGGAAGCGACACAAAGCCTAAACGAGGGCAACGAAAATACGAGAAATTGGCCCAGCCCGAGAAAGAAGCAGATGGAGTGGGCGAGCCGCAGCAAAAAAAAGTCCGTGTGGAAAAGTGCGCAACGAAACAAGGGTTCCGCTCACACAAACAAACGCAAACAGAAAAAACGGCAAAGTCGTTCCAAACTTCGTCTTTTCTTCCATGTTGAGAGTGAAAGCAGACAACGGCACATTGAGTTCAAAAGGCGTTTCGAAGTCTTGTTCTTGGCCAGGATGGACAACTTAAATCAAATGACAGAGAAGAAATGTTTCATCAtcagatacattttttaaatgtcggCAAAATATGGCACCACACTATGCCATGTTTTACTTTTCTATTTATATTAATGCTACTTtattagaatgttttttttaaggtataGGAAATGTGGATGATGATGTAGATCTCGGCATCGACGACGCCACTATCAACATGGCGCTTGCGAGGTCCGTGTACTTCTGCTCTTCAggagaaaaatgtaaatgtcatgtaaaatgtcgcatcgtccaatcagctcgaagtaccgcacagaatgtcccgcctttctcGAGCAAATCAGCGTgtagcagtcccagattgatcacaatgatcaatctggctattggcAGGTTAGCATGCGGCGCACtcctaaaaaaacatttcagcgAAACAAATGTCAGTGTCACAAAACAATCAAGACAAACTAACTTGTCCAATGAGTTTTATTCAGTGTTAAGACTGTTGGAAGACAAGCTTTTTCCTCCgcatgttcgttttctttcggctcgtgagaatgttggttatctgaatacaggctggagaccACGAACAGCTTtcatttctacagaatattccggccACAAATGAGTTGCAGGCCATGGCTGTAGCTTCTCACAAGTGCCAagttacaacattcttataccaTCTTGAAGGGCGGCACCacaaagtttccagtaaacGGTTCAACAAAGTTAAGCGGACGAACGCGATAACATTCAAGGGCACAGAAGAAAGCGCATTTGAGGAATTGCGGAAGTTAAACAGTCATGACGACACCTGGCAGAGGTGGCGACATCACGCAAGGATATTCCCGCAGAAcgaagctctactgaggaaatgaaaACAGTCATGACTAAATGTGGGCAGAAGACGCACTTTAAGACTCACAACATcatgtataaaaagaaaaagaaaaaagtgaaaactTCATATGCAGGACAGAAAAGAATCAAATCATTACATTTGTGCAGCTCATGATCAAAAATGACTTTCGATGTCATGTAagatatttatataaaaatgtcaACTGGTTTTCATCCCATCGTTCGGTTGAGGATCGACGAGCGTTAAGCCAAGACGTGAAGGCGTCGTTTCGGGACGTCTTCAAGGCGGAGACGCAGCAGGTGCGAGCACGTCAACATGAAGGCACGACACGCCAAACCACGGACAAGTTGGCGTGTCCAATGCGTGTGCGTGAAATGGTGGAACAAAATGGAGAGCCGGAACGTTTGCCGTTCGGCGCCACGCGACGCCGGCAGCGCTTTTAGTCGTAGCCGTCGTTCCACTCCATGACTTTGTCGTAATCTTGAATCTTCTGCTTGATGTGCGACAGCTTGT encodes:
- the LOC144034069 gene encoding WD repeat-containing protein 36-like, yielding MAGGGGSSLFSGFRLLGLYCNHVPHVLRYHRKHREFYLVTSVGKCLHTYNVSRLGIVAISNSLQDDITCMAADRMLAFAAAGTLVYAFARNKEVVMRYRGHEQEVRLLLPFGDQLISSDGGGLVIVWDVQSGDVYLQLHFEPATFDVSAMMHPSTYLNKVLLGSSQGALQLWNLKTSKLLYTFAGWSAGVTVLQQSPAVDVVAVGTATGRIIVHNIRLDETLMAFAQDWGPITSLAFRTDGPPTLAAGSPQGHVTLWDLERQQLLAQLRHAHKTAVSASFVHGEPLLITTAGDNAIKVWILDQEGGGARLLRNRQGHSAPPTAIRHHGDDGKNILSAGQDGTLQSFSTVHERLHKNLGHGSVNKKKEQKKKKGLSYEELRLPAITAFSSAAARQSDWDGIVACHRGRLAATTWNFQRCTRGAHHLSPPGGGNTSVATAVDITSCGNFALVGSSCGRVDVYNLQSGLHRGCYGDGQKAHSGAVRGVASDALNQLTLTAASDWLLKFWRFKSRKQEEQMKLNAAPASMKLHRDSGMLALALDDLTLLIVDVETKRVVRKFAGHHGNTNDMTFSPDGRWLITGGMDCTIRTWDVPSGSLVDCFLVSMAPVGVSMSPTGDFLATSHVDVLGVCLWTNKSLCGPVGLRPLPADYQPEAETLPGGGAPEAEREVTLEEEEPDEAYSSAEQLGAELVTLSQLPESRWKHLLCLDAIKRRNKAPTAPVSGASAPFFLPTVPGLTPRFAVPQRETQSKVLSCSLPSQRSKFSCALQEGLETESFAVAVQLLKSLGPSAVSVELAGLSPEGGGADSLLLAFIGMTDSMLASGRDFDLAHAYLSLFLKLHLHSLAQDAVALEALVRLSSRLEAGWAELRASFNQSLCLLAYAKSALL